In Planctomycetota bacterium, the genomic window TGCCACGCCTTGTACTCCTCGTAGCATCGCGGCTTGTAGCGGTAGAAACCGATTGCGTGATGACCGACTTCGTGCAGGAACACCGCCGCGCTGATCGGGCCGCGCGGATACGGCGCTTCGATGAGGCGCGTCACCGTGCCGTTGCGATACTCGACGCGCCAGGCGCATCCGCTGCTGCTGGTGCGCCATCGATTGATACGGATGTCGTATTCGCGCTTCATCTGCTCCACGAGTTCGTCGTAGCGATGTTGCTGCTCGGTGCGGCGCTGCGAGCGCCGGCGCATCACGCCGTTCATTCGCCGCGTCGGGTCGGCCGCCATCGGCGCCGGACTCCACAACCACTTCGCAACCGCCGCCGAAGTCTTCTTCCGCATGCACTGAGACTACCAATGTGTTTGCCGCGTTGCAATCAATTTCCTACGCTGAGCACATGCGATTGATCTACTTCGGCAGCGGCGCGTTTGGATTGCCCACGCTCAAGGCGTTGTGCGAGGCGCATCATTTGGCGCTGATCATCACGCAGCCCGATCGTCCCGCGGGGCGAAACAGGCAATTGACGCCGACGCCGGTCGCGGCATGGGCGCAGGAACGCGGCATGCGCATCCTCAAACCCGAGCGCGTCAATCGGCCCGAGATTCTCGAAGAAGTGCGCGGCATCGAAGCGGATGCGAACGTCGTCGTCGCGTTCGGTCAGAAGATCGGCGTGTCGCTCATCGAGTCGCCGCGCCACGGTCCCGAAGCGACCATGAATCTGCACGCCTCGCTGCTGCCCAAGTATCGCGGCGCGGCGCCGATCAACTGGGCGATGATGCAGGGCGAGCATATCACAGGCAACACCGTCTTCAGTCTCGTCGAAGAAATGGACGCCGGCGACATCCTCGGCATGCAGCAAACGCTCATCGATCCGATGGAAACCGCGGGCGAATTGCACGATCGGCTCTCGGAGATGGGGCCGAAGCTCGTGCTGGAAGTGCTCGACAATCTGCACAAGGGTTGTCTTGAGCCGCGGGCGCAGGATGTGTCGCAGGTGACGCTCGCGCCCAAACTCGGCAAGGCGGACACGGTCATGGACTTTTCGCTCAGTGCGGAACTGGCCCGCTGTCGGGTGCATGGTCTGACGCCCTGGCCGGGCGTGCGCTGCTGGTTCGGTCAGGATCGCAAACTGCTCTTGTTGCGCCGCGTGCAGGATCTGCCGGAGGTGCGTCACAACAAGACGCCCGGCACATTGATCGACGAAGGCACCGTCGCCACCGGCTCGGGCGCGATCAAACTTCTGGAAGTTCAGCCGGCGGGCAAACGCATCATGAACTGGTCCGAATTCGCGCGCGGGCAGGCGCTGAAAATCGGCGACCGATTCGATTCGCACGAAAGTTGAATATCGCGCGGCTCAGCCGCTGTATTCAGCTTCGAGCTGTTTGAGCATGCGGCGGGAGGCGAGCTTGTCCATCGGGTTCATGCGATCGATGATGAGCACGCCGTCGAGGTGATCCGTTTCGTGCTGCCAGATGCGCGCGGGCAGTTCGTCGCTCGTCATCGAAAAGGGCTGGCCGTTGATGTCCAGCGCGTCAATGGTGATGCGGAGGGGGCGGCGGATTTCGGCGGTGACATCGGGGATCGAAAGACAACCTTCGTTGTGCGGGCCGTAGTCTTCACTGGGGTCGCGGAGGACCGGGTTGATGAAGACGCGGTCGTCGGCGGGTTCGCCGGTGTGATTGGCGACGAACAGGCGCCAGGGCAGGCCGACCTGGGGCGCGGCGAGCCCGACGCCGGGGGCCTCGTGCATGAGCTCGATCATGCGGGCGGCAACGGCTCGGATCTCGTCATCGACCTTCTCGATCGTTCGGGCCTTGCGGCGCAGCACGGGGTCGGGATAAAGCACGATGCGTAGCTGTTCGGCCTTGACGGACATGGCGTTATCATAGATGCTATGGGGGCTTTGGCCAAGATGTGGGACTTGGCTCAAGTGCGTGCGGCGCATAGACTGACAACAGAGGTTCACGCCCAAAGATGCCCGCCTTCGCACCGGTGCGACCCGGCGTGGTATGAGTCGCGTGAACTTTACAGGTGAATTCATTTGGCATGGAATCCCTTCAGTAAGAAAAAGGCCGCCGATGGCGACGATGCCGCGGCTGGGTCCGACGATGCTGTGCAGACGGACGTCGCCGAGAGCGGGTCCGACAAGGCCGGCGCGAAGGATGCGAAGGGCGCGGCTGAAGAGCATCAGCGTGATCCCCGCCGCGCGCAGCCGTGGTTTGATCGCGGCAAGACCGTGGCGGACACCGGCAACTACGACTACGCCATCGAGTGCTACATCAGCGGCCTGAAGTTCGACCCCGAGTCGATCCGGCATCATGAAGCGCTGCGCGAAGTGGCGCTGCGCCGCCGTGCCAACGGGGGCAAGCCGGCGGGCATGAAGGATCAGTTCAAGCACTCCGGCGGCAAGACCTCCATCGACAAGATGCTCAACGCCGAGTTTCTGTGGGCGAAGAATCCGCTGGATCCCGGGCTGGCGCTGGCGGTGATGAACGGATCGGCGAAGGCGGAGCTTGACGAAGTGACGTACTGGATCGGCGAGATCACGCTCGATCTGAACCGCCAGTCCAAGAAGCCCAGCATGACGGTGTATCTCAAGGCCCGCGATAATTTCGCCAAGGTCGGCGCTTTCGACATGGCGGTCGAGGCGTGCAGGTTCGTGCTCGCGATGGAGCCGAACAACATGAAGCTCGTGCAGGAGTACAAGAACCTCGAAGCCGAGAAGACCATCATGGAAGGTCGCTACGGCGAAGAGGGCGGCAGCTTCCGCACGGCGCTCAAGGACGCGGACAAGGCCAAGGCCTTGGCGCAGTCCGACTCGATCGCCGCCACGGGCGATCAGCTCACCGAACTCATCGCCCGGCTCCGCAAGGAATACGAAGAGAAGCTCGACGACATCGAGCGGCTTCAGAAACTGGTCCGCGCCCTGTTGCAGAAGGGCGACAAGGCGTCGCAGGACGAAGCGATCAAGTGGCTCGAAGACGGGTTTGAGCGATTCGGGCAGTACATGTTCAAGATGCAGGTGGGCGAGATTCGCATCAAGCAGTTCGCCGCCGCCCGCCGCGAGTACGAAGCCAAGCTCGCCACCGCCGACACCGACGAAGCCAAGGCCGAGGTCGCCGAGCAGATCCGCCGCATCAAGGCGGCCCAGCTCAAGTTCGAAGTGGGCGAGTTCCAGGACCGCGTCAAGGCGTATCCGACGGACATGCGCTGGCGCTTCGAGCTGGGTAAGCGTCAGTTTTTGATGCGCGAGTTCGACGCGGCGATCGCCAGCTTCCAGGAAGCGCAGTCCGACCCCAAATACCGCGCCATGTCGCTGCGGTACCTCGGCGAAGCGTTCGCGCTTAAGGATTGGGTCGACGAAGCGATCGATACCTACCACCGCGCGATCGAAGTGCATCCGTATAACGACGATCGACTGGCGCTGGAGCTGCGTTACAACCTCATGTGCGCGCTCGAAGCCAAGGCGCGCCGCGAGAAGGATGTGGCGATCGCGCAGGAGGCGGCGAAGATCGCCAGCCAGATCGCCCAGGCCGACATCAACTATCACGACATCCGTCAGCGCATCGAAATGCTGCGCAAGCTCACGACGGACCTCAAGGAAGGCCGCGATCCTTCGTGAGTTCAGTCGCATGAGCGTCGTCGCCGTCATCCCCGCCCGTTTCGCATCCACACGTCTGCCCGGCAAGCCCCTGCTTGACCGTACGGGCAGGGCGATGATCGTGCACGTCGTCGAGCAAGCCGCCCGGGCCAATTGCATCGACGATGTGATCGTCGCCACCGATGACGCTCGCATTCAGAACGTCGTCGCCGCCGCCGGATTCAAAGCCGTCATGACCCGTGCCGATCACCCCAACGGCACGAGCCGCATCGCTGAAGTCGCGGCGGGGCTCCCGGCGAACGTCGATGTCGTCGTGAATGTGCAGGGCGACGAACCGCAGATCGACCCGGAGCATATCGACGCCGCCGTCGAGCGTCTCTGCGCCGGCGAGGAGCCGATGGCGACGATCGCTTCGCCGTTTCAGCCGGGCGAAGATACAGGCAATCCGAATATCGTGAAGGTCGTGCTCGATCAGCGCGGGCGGGCGATGTACTTTTCGCGCAGTCTGATTCCCTATCCGCGCACCGGCTCGCCGACCGTGCTCAAGCACATCGGCCTTTACGTGTATCGCCGCGACTTCCTGCCGACGTACATCTCGCTTCCCGCCACGCCCTGCGAGCAGGCCGAGGCGTTGGAACAGCTTCGCGCCCTCGAGCATGGCCACCCCATCGCCGCCGTGATCCGTACCGTCCGTCACACCGGCATCGACACGCCCGAGCAATACGAAGCGTTCGTGCGTCACATGACCGGCCGCTGATCCGCGTCATTTGGCATTGCGAAAATCGACGATGCGCAGGAACGTCAGGTAATTGGCGTCATGAAAATTGTGCGCCCCGCCCGCGTCGTCGTCCCATGCCGTGCGGATTGCCGCGATGATGTCTTCGCCCTCGAACTGCCAGTCGGCATACTGCACGCCATGCCGCGTGCGATCGGGGTGATGGATGAGCGTGCAGCGGATCGTCCATGTGCGCAGGTCCGGCGAACTGATCAACGCCAGCGTGTTGCGATAGCCGGCCGCACCCTTGGTCGCTTCCTGCGGCGCCGGGTTGCTCAGCGCCCAGTACAGCTTGCTTGTCGGATCGAAGCGGATGTTGAACTTCGTCGCGCCGCCGGGCAGGTCGACGAAGCCGCTCGCCGGATCGAACGACGCGGTTTTGCCATCGGGGCTGATCGTGACGATCGCCGCCTTGTTCCC contains:
- a CDS encoding methionyl-tRNA formyltransferase, giving the protein MRLIYFGSGAFGLPTLKALCEAHHLALIITQPDRPAGRNRQLTPTPVAAWAQERGMRILKPERVNRPEILEEVRGIEADANVVVAFGQKIGVSLIESPRHGPEATMNLHASLLPKYRGAAPINWAMMQGEHITGNTVFSLVEEMDAGDILGMQQTLIDPMETAGELHDRLSEMGPKLVLEVLDNLHKGCLEPRAQDVSQVTLAPKLGKADTVMDFSLSAELARCRVHGLTPWPGVRCWFGQDRKLLLLRRVQDLPEVRHNKTPGTLIDEGTVATGSGAIKLLEVQPAGKRIMNWSEFARGQALKIGDRFDSHES
- the def gene encoding peptide deformylase — translated: MSVKAEQLRIVLYPDPVLRRKARTIEKVDDEIRAVAARMIELMHEAPGVGLAAPQVGLPWRLFVANHTGEPADDRVFINPVLRDPSEDYGPHNEGCLSIPDVTAEIRRPLRITIDALDINGQPFSMTSDELPARIWQHETDHLDGVLIIDRMNPMDKLASRRMLKQLEAEYSG
- the kdsB gene encoding 3-deoxy-manno-octulosonate cytidylyltransferase, translated to MSVVAVIPARFASTRLPGKPLLDRTGRAMIVHVVEQAARANCIDDVIVATDDARIQNVVAAAGFKAVMTRADHPNGTSRIAEVAAGLPANVDVVVNVQGDEPQIDPEHIDAAVERLCAGEEPMATIASPFQPGEDTGNPNIVKVVLDQRGRAMYFSRSLIPYPRTGSPTVLKHIGLYVYRRDFLPTYISLPATPCEQAEALEQLRALEHGHPIAAVIRTVRHTGIDTPEQYEAFVRHMTGR